In the genome of Pseudanabaena mucicola str. Chao 1806, the window TCGCTTGATTGATAAGTCCTTACCTAGTTTAAGCGATCGGCATATGATTCTAGATCTATCTAAGTGGAGGGTTTCAAGGATTATTCGTCAGCAAAAAAGTCTGAATCAATTTTTTTAACTTCATACTGTGAAATGACTGATACGCCTAAATTATAATCAATCATATATTGCGTTAATTGTTCACCGTCTAATAACACAATTTTAGTATCTTTCATGTTGTTGGCATATTCTTGAGCTTCTCTTGAAAAACTAGAAGTTGTTATAAATACGCCTTTTTTTGCACCCTGACCCGCTAATGCGCCAACAAACTTTTGAATTTCAGGACGACCAACCGTTCCCTCCCATTTTTTAGCTTGGATGTAAATTGCATCTAACCCAAGACGATCTTCTTTAATAATTCCATCAATACCTTCATCACCACTTCTACCAATAGCTTTTCCTGCATCTTGGATAGATCCACCATAGCCCATTTTGACCAATAGTTTCACCACTAATCGTTCAAAAAAGTCAGGTGAACATTCTTTCACAAGAGTCAACAGATCTTGAGCTAAAGCTAACTTCAACTTCTGGTAAGCGGAAGCTAAAGCCTCTTCTGGAGTGATTTGTTCAGTCAAATTGTCTTGCGGGGCTAAACTAGAATTCCCAGATGTATTAGCACCAGCAAATGACACATATTCAGGAAACTGCTTAAGAAATTTGGCATTAATTTCTGACGGATTATTTCTAAGGACTTCTTTGCCACGATCTGTAATTTGAAAGATTGCACGGCGTGGAGATTCTAATAATCCTGCTTTTATCAAATGTGTTTTTGTCCAACCAACACGATTATCAAAGGTAGGTTGTTGTCCGCTAGGGAGTAACTCTTTCCTGTCATCATCAGACAGTTAAACAACTTTGCTAAATATTCCACACTATCTCTAAAAGAATGCTCTTTCCCATCGCTAGCCAGTTGCATTAATGGAAGCATAATTGATTGAAAATCTGGAATTGACATTTTGAGGAGATATTATGATAATTAAATGAATTAATCAAGACATAGTATATAGATTAAATCTGTCCATATTCCAATAAGATGATTCTTAAAATAATCAGAATGTGTACTTATCTAAGAGTAAGCGCAATTATTTTACTGAGCTTATTTAAAAATCATGGCGTGATCGCTGATCTTGTAAAATACTTTTACAATACTCAATCAAGCTCATTGGAATAGTTTTTATGCTTCAAAGACTCTATGTACATAATTTTAGATGCTTGGAGAACTTTGAGTTAAATCTAAAGGATCTTCCCTCGTCTCTTCTAATTGGCAAAAATGGTGCAGGTAAATCGACTATTGCTTTCGCTTTAGAAGTATTACAAAGTATAGGTCGGGGCATTAATAGAGTTAGTCAACTGATACAGGCTAAGGACTTTAATAGTAGTAGATCTGGTGTTCCAATCCGTTTTGAAATAGAAGTATTACTTAAAGAGCAATTATATAAGTACATCCTTGCGTTAGAATTATCACCAGAAAATTTCAAAGAAATTCGCGTATTTGAAGAACAATTGTTAGTTGCAGGAAGTCCAATTTACTCTCGTGAAGCATCCCAAGTCAAACTTTATGGTAACAATCTCCAATCTCAGACATCTCAAGACAATCGATCTGCTAATCCATTTTCTAACCAATTCCCATTAGCTAGTCAATTGATGGCTTCTCAATTTCAAGTAGATTGGCATCTTGTCGCGCTTCCATTAATTCAGGCACAATCAGAGACTGATCCACTCTACATTTTCAAGAGTTGGTTATCGCGCATGGTTATTTTAGCTCCGATCCCAAGCTTGATGACAGGAGAATCTAGTGGTGAGACTCTGGAACCAAAGCGGGATGGATCAAATTTTGGGGAATGGTTCTCTGGTTTACTTAGGCGCTACCCTGCCGCTTATACACAGGTTGATAGATATCTTCGAGAAGTTATGCCCGATATTCAGGACATCCAAAATGAACCGATTGGCAAAGATGCTAAAAGTATGGTTGTTCAGTTTGAAGCCAATAATCAAACATTGAGTCTTGATTTTAAAGAATTATCGGATGGAGAAAAATGTTTTTTCCTCTGTGCTGTCGTCCTAGCAGCCAACAAGTACTACAGCCCTTTTTGCTTTTGGGATGAGCCTGATAATTATCTTTCTCTATCAGAAGTCGGACATTTTGTCACAGCTTTACGGCGCTCATTTAAGAATAGTGGACAGATTTTAGTAACTTCACATAATGAAGAAGCAATCCGCAAGTTTTCCAATGAGAACACCTTTATACTTGACCGCAAAAGCCATCTAGAACCAACCTTGATAAGATTACTTAGTGACATACCTATTAATGGGGATCTAGTAGACACCTTAATTCGTGGCGACATAGAATTATGAGAGTAAACAAGTTTGTAGAGCATATTCTTGTGCTGCCTGAAGATGATGCTAATCGCCAAATTGTCAATGGATTTATTCTTAACTTAAGCGTTAATGCAACTGCTATTCAAGTCTTACCGATCGCTAATGGTTGGAAAAAAGTGGTAGATAAATTCAAGAATGATCATGTCTCTGAGATGGAAAAATTACCAAAGAGAATGATTGTCTTAGTTATTGACTTTGATGACTATAAGAAACCAGATGGATTAAATTATGAAAATCGATTAAGTTATGTCAGGAGCCAAATTCCTAACAATTTGTCAGAAAGGGTATTTATTCTTGGATCTCGGACTGCACCCGAAGATCTTAAGAGTGATATAAAAAAGAGTTTTGAAGAAATTGGCGAAGATCTTGCTAAAGATTGTCCCAAAGACACGAGTAAAATATGGGAGCATCGTCTTCTTAAACATAATGAAAATGAGCTAAAGCGTATACGAAAAGCGGTCAAATTATTTTTGTTTAATGACAAATTATAGGAGAAAATATGTCAATTATACCTTTAACCGAAGCTCAAATTAAACTTCAAGATTTGATCAATGAAGTTTCACAGTCTCATGAACCTGTCATGATTTCAGGAGCCACATCTAATGCTTTCCTAGTCTCTGAAGAAGATTGGAAGGGAATTCAAGAAACAATCTATTTACTCTCAATTCCTAATGTAGGCGCATCAATTGTAGAAGGTTTAGCAACTCCCATTAGTGAATGTAGCGAGACACTAGAATGGTGAAGTGGAAATTGGTATACACAAAGCAAGCTCAAAAGGATGCTAAGAAAATTGCTGCAACTAATCTCAAAGATAAGGTTACTGAACTTTTAGCCATAATTCAGGTAAATCCATTCCAAAATCTGCCACCCTATGAAAAGTTGGTTGGTGATTTAGCTGGTGCATATTCCCGCAGAATCAATATCCAGCATCGACTTGTTTATCAAGTGATCGAATCAGAGCAAACCATTAAAATAATCAGGATGTGGACGCATTACGAGTAAGCGCGATCGCTATAATAGTTAAGCAAGATTGTAGTTAAAAGCATTACAATTTAACGCACTAGATATATTTGCCAAAAAGCATCTCAAAAGCACCCGTTATGACTGCAACCGCCACCAAGACAACAACCAAAACACAATACGAAGCTGTCATTGGACTAGAAACTCACTGTCAGTTGACCACGAACTCCAAGATATTTTGTAACTGTTCAACCCAGTTTGGCGCAACCCCAAATACTAATGTTTGCCCTGTTTGTCTCGGAATGCCAGGGGTGTTGCCCGTACTTAACGAAAAAGTTTTGGAATACGCAGTCAAGGCTGGACTAGCACTAAATTGTCAAATTGCCCCCCATAGCAAATTCGATCGCAAACAATATTTTTATCCCGACCTTCCCAAAAACTATCAAGTCTCTCAATACGACTTGCCGATCGCCGAGCATGGTTGGCTAGAAGTTCAATTAGAAGATGGCAGCACGAAGCGCATTGGCATTACTCGTCTGCACATGGAAGAGGATGCAGGCAAGTTAGTCCATGCAGGTAGTGATCGCCTTTCAGGTTCTAGCCATTCCCTAGTTGATTTCAATCGTACAGGTGTGCCTTTGTGCGAAATTGTTTCGGAACCTGATATGCGATCGGGTGCAGAAGCGGCTGCCTATGCCCAAGAACTGCGGCGGATTATGCGCTACCTTGGTGTTTGTGATGGCAATATGCAGGAAGGTTCTCTTCGTTGTGATGTAAATATTTCTGTGCGCCCTTTCGGACAAGAGAAGTTCGGCACAAAGGTAGAAATCAAAAACATGAACTCCTTCAATGCCATTCAGAGAGCGATCGATTTTGAAATTAATCGCCAAATAGAAGCTATTGAGTCTGGAGAAAAGATTAAGCAGGAAACGCGCCTGTGGGAAGAGAATACTCAACGCACCATCAGTATGCGTTCCAAGGAAGGAGCCAGTGACTATCGCTATTTCCCTGAGCCTGACTTGATGGCGATCGAGGTTCCACAGTCTAAATTAGAGAAATATCGTTCTGAACTTCCCACCCTTCCTATGGCACATCGTCATCGTTATCGCGATGAGTTTGGACTGGCTCCCTACGATGCTGCTCTAATTGCCGATGATCGCAGTATTGCAGAATTCTTTGATGCGACAATTCTCACGGGAGCAGAACCTAAGCAAGTGTTTAACTGGGTGATGGGTGACATTACCGCTTATCTCAATGAGAATAAGCTCAAGATTGGCGATATAGCTCTTACTCCTGCGATTTTAAGCGAAATGATTGCTTTAATCACCAATGGTACGATTAGTAGCAAAATTGCGAAGGATATCTTGCCTGAACTAATAGTCAAAGGTGGATCGGTCAAAGAACTGGTTGCAGCCAAAGGTTTAACAGTTCTTGCAGGTGCAGAACTAGAGAAAATCATTGACGAGATTATTGCGGCTAATCCAAAGGAAGTGGAACAATATAAAGCTGGTAAAACCAAACTCTTAGGATTCTTTGTCGGTCAAACCATGAAGAAAACCCAAGGTCGCGCCGAACCTCAATCTACTAATAAATTGATTGCCGATAAATTGGCTTAACAAAGAAAGGCGGCGCAATGAGCCGCCTTTCTTTGTTAAATTCCTATCTTTGTGCAGGGAATCTGAAGTAGCAAAAGATATTGGTAGTGCTGCAAAGTAATTTTTTTAGTAATTGTGTTGCGGTCGCGAAGCGACCGCAACACAATTACATTGCATGACTACCCTGTAGAAACGGACTTTTCCCGTTAATGATGGTATCAGTGTCCATGATGGTTTATCTAGTTATGCCAAATATGATTGTAAACATGCTTTGTGCAATGCACATCATCTTCCTTTTGATAACAATCAGGCGGAACGTGATTTACGTATCTGATGTTACGTGGAACAAATATCACCCTCACCCCCCTGCCCCCTCTCCCATCAAGGGAGAGGGGGAGCTAGACTAATTTCTTGTTCCCCTCTCCCATTAAGGGAGAGGGGCTAGGGGTGAGGGTCTTAGAAACTTCCACGAAACATCAGTTAAGCATTTATACTCAGTGCCTAATTGAGATGCTCCCATCATTGCCTAGGCATAATTGCAGCAGTCCATTAGCTCGAACTTCAGAAAACGTGACGATTAAGCAAATTCAGGTCTGCCCTGTGACATAAAATGCTTTTGCGAACTCATCTCAGGCTCACCATCTTTAGGAACTCTCTGCACATATGTACCATCGGCGTGAAGATCCCATGTTTGGCGATTATCCGCTAAGACAATTTCCAGTATCTGCTTTAATTCCTGAACTAGGGATGGCTCCTCCACAGGAGTTATAACTTCTACTCGTGCATCCAAATTGCGTGGCATCCAATCAGCACTACCGATATATACTTCTTCACTACCACCATTACTGAAATAGAAAATGCGAGAATGTTCGAGAAAGCGACCAATTACACTAATCACCCTGATGCGATCGCTTAATCCCTTCACCCTAGGACGCAAGCAGCATATACCCCGAATAATTAAGTCAACATTTACGCCAACCTGTGAAGCTTCATACAATGTAGAGATAATTTCGGGATCAACCAGTGAATTCATCTTAGCAATTATGTACGAAGGATATCCCTGCTTTTGATGTTCAATTTCCCGATGAATCAATTGCAGAAACCTATCGCGCATATTCACTGGTGCAACTAAAAGCTTGCGATATTCGCGCTGACGGGAATAGCCAGTGAGATAGTTAAACAAATCGGTTAAATCTGCCCCTAAGTCATCACGGCAACTAAATATACCGAGATCGCTGTAAAACCTAGCAGTTTTTGGATTGTAATTACCAGTACCGATATGCACATAGCGCACAAGATGATCACCTTCCTGACGTACAACCAGAGCTGTTTTCGTATGGGTCTTAAGATTCTTTAATCCATAAACAACATGCACACCTGCATTTTCCAGTTTCCTTGCCCAGAGGATATTATTCGCCTCATCAAACCTTGCCTTGAGTTCTACCAGCACGGCGACCTGTTTACCATTCTCTGCCGCCCGAATCAGCGCATGAACAATTGGCGAATCCCCTGAAGTGCGATACAGCGTCTGCTTAATCGCTAATACCTTATGATCATTCGCCGACTCTTCGATAAATCGCTGTACTGTCGTCGTAAAAGACTGATAGGGATGATGAACTAAAAAATCTCCTTCTCGAATAATATCAAAGATGTTTCTTTCATTAGACGAATCTTTGAGCCGTGGATGAGTTACCGATTTCCAAGGTTGATCTTGATGCTCAGGCAGAGGCAAAAAAGCGAGTGTCATTAAATCTCCCAAACCAATTAGCCCTGGGATATTGTAGACATCTGCTTCCGTAATTCCTAATTGCTCAATCAATTTTTGGCGAATGGCAGAGGGAACATCATTAGCAATTTCCATCCTTACTACTGAGCCAAATTTCTGTTTGCGTAATTCCTCTTGCAATGCTGAGATCAAGTCATCAGCTTCTTCCTCTTCGATGTCTAGCTCCGCATCGCGAGTAATCCGAAATGGATAATAACTAAGAATCTCCATACCTGGAAATAATGCGTCAAGATTGTGAGCAATAACTTGTTCTAGCGGTACAAATGTATGATCTTTAGTCTCAGGAATTCTTACAAAACGGGGTAATACACTGGGTACTTTGACCCGCGCAAAATTTTCTTCACCTGTCTCGCGATCGCTTACCAATACAACTAAATTCAAGCTGAGATTGGAGATATAAGGAAATGGATGAGCTGGATCAACTGCCAAAGGAGTAAGTACAGGAAAAAGTTTTTCACGAAAATAAGTTTTTAAATAATGCTGATGCTTCTTATCGATTTTTTTATAATCCAGTAGCCTGACCCCCTGCTTATGAAGTTCTGGACGCAATGTATTCTCAAAAAAATCATGCTGCATTGTTACTAACGGCACAAGCGCATCCCGAATTGCCAATAACTGCTTATCGGGCTTCAGTCCATCATCGGTGATGATATCAAGTTGCTCGGCAAACCTTTTCTTGACCCCTGCCACTCTCACCATAAAGAATTCATCAAGGTTTGTGCTAAAAATGGCACAAAATTTAGCTCGCTCAAGTAATGGAGTCCGCGCATCAATCCCTTCATGTAAAACTCTTTTGTTAAAGGCAATCCAACTTAATTCACGGTTAAAAAAATATCGTGAACGGTCAATCATCTTGTCTACTTTTTTATGAACTGGATTAATTGGTTGTTCTAGTTCTAATAAACTGTTATCAGATTTGCCATCAATCTCTGGATTAGCTAAGAATACATCTCCTTCATTAACAGATACTTCTTCAACGGTCTCTCCATTTTTCTTGCTCAAATCCTTAGTTAAATCTTTTTTAGTTCTAGTCATAGCTATTAAACCAGTAAAAGTTTATTTCCTAGTAACTAGATTACATACATATCGACAATTTCAGTGTGAGTTGAGATACTTACTAAATTCAGTCTAACTCTATTCCAGTAAGATTATTTTCCAGTACATGCAATGTAATTGTGTTGCAGGCGCGAATCGCCCGCAACACAATTACTAAAAAAGTACTTTGAAGCACTATCTGAAGGTCAGGGTTTGCTGAACAAACCCTGACCCTTTTATTTCTCGAAAGTGTTACTACGCTTTTATGAATCCCAAACTAAACTTGGTAAAGATTTTTAGTTCTAGGAGAGTAGAGCTTCAATGTCTTTACGCAATCCAGCATCTTCAGGCGCAATACTAGAAGGATAGTACTTCACGACTTTACCTTCTTTATCGACAAGAAACTTATTAAAGTTCCACTGTACTTGACTACCTGTAGTTTCGGTAAGGTATTTATACGCATCAGTAATGTCAGCACCTTTCACCTTTACTTTGCTAAATAGATCAAAAGTGACATCATAGGTGAGGGAACAGAAGCTCTTGATTTCTGTTTCAGTGCCAGGCTCCTGTGCGCCAAAGTCGTTGCTAGGAAAGCCCAAAATCTCAAAGCCTTTATCTTTGTATTCACGATAAAGAGCTTCGAGTCCCTTGTATTGTTTTGTGTAGCCACATTTAGAAGCAACATTGACAACTAAAGCAACTTTGCCTTTATACTGCGCGAGATCAACTAGTTGACCATCGATGTTAGTAATCTTGAAATCGTAAAGTGTTGACATATATTGAGGTTTTTAGGTTGGTTTTGAGAATGTGGTCTGAGAGTTTTTATCCCTCAGGGATAAAAACTCTCAGACCGATTGAGGATTGCTATAGTTGAGAAGATCTATTTAGCATTTTGCAGCGACTTGAATGGCAAGTGTAATTATCCTGATTGGTGTACCTGCGAGTGGCAAATCTAGCCTTGCTGAGCAGATGTTGCGGACTACTAATCAGAATTCTGGGCAAGCCAGTAGTAGCCTCACGTATGGTCAAACACAACTGATCAGTCCCGATCGCATTCGTGCTTCACTCTATGGATCAGCCGATATGCAAGGAGATTGGTCAGAAATTTGGGCACAGGTACAACAAGAATTTGCAAATGCTGCCAAATCGCAACAATCTGTAATATATGATGCCACAAACTATAAGCGCGAATATCGCAAAAATATTATTTCCCTAGCCAAAGACTATGGATTTAGACCAATTACGGGCGTTTGGTTAAATGTGCCGCTTTGGATTTGTTTGTCACGCAACGATCATCGCGATCGCCAAGTCCCTGACGATATTATTATTGAAATGCACCGCATGCTCTCCTATAGCCCGCCCAGTCTGAGTGAAGGCTTTGACCGCATCCTTTTTCATGATGAAAAGTCCGATAATGAGTGGATTGATTAAAATAATTTGTGTTTGTCTATTTCTCGTTTTGTGCTAGCTTAAATAGACGCAATCTCTAAGGGGTATAACAGTTTAAAATGGCTAAGCGCCGCAACCAGAAAAAAGAAAAAGCTCTTCGCAACCAAGCGTATGCGCGTAAGTTTCGCAAGCGCACCCCTCTGGGTCGCTTTGGACGCAGAAGACCAATGGGTAACTACAACGATCCTGAAGACTCTGAAGCCAATGGTGCTGCTGATACTGGCGCTGCTGATACTGGCGCTGCTGATACTGGCGCTGCAATTGGCAAGTTCTAACTTGAATTCTGGTGATCAATTCCCAGTATTCTCCAGATCATGAATATCAGTTTTGCCATTGCGTTACATACAACTTCAACAAAATTGGAGCTTGCGATCGCTGAAATCAACCAAAATTCAGGTCGTCATTCTCAAATTTATAACATCTATAAACAGCAGTCATGGGAACTAGGCAGAGAGCTATCTGTGCAGTTTCATGACTGCTTGAATATGTTCGTAGGTGATCTTTCTTGGACTGATTTCACTTTTTTGGCGATCGCCACAGGGATTGGCAGTTTTACAGGCACAAGAATTGGCGTAGTGGTAGCAAGGACATTGGGTGAACAGCTTAATATTCCTGTATATGGAATTGACTGCGAGACGATTATCACCAAATCGCAACAATCCTCCCCGCCAAGACCCTTGAGCGAAAGCTTACTAGCGATCGCCTATGAGCAATGGCAAGCTGGTATTTATCCAACTTGGCAATATGTATTGCCACTCTATGAATCCTAACAGAAGGTGCATTTAGAGCGCCTTCTGTTTTTTTAGTAAGTTAGTACACTTACGTTTTGGTGTTTCAAAGTGCTAGAATTGCCATACTGAAAGTACATACAAGGTTGAATTTTCTCAACTAGCGATCATTCGTTAGAGTATCTGAATCACCTTTTATTACCTAGGCAAGTACATCTAGGACGGTAGTTATTCCAGCTTGACCTATGCTTCAAGACGCGATCGCCATTCGTCATTATCAAAAGATTACAGACTCACTCGTAGAAATGTCAGAACGAGGCTATCGTTCGACAGACGAAATGAGACTTTTTTTAGACGGTTACTTATCGGCTCTGCGCGTTACTAATGCGATAGAAGTGCATAATATACATCGTCTCGAAGAAGAGGTAATCCGATTTTTGTATGATGCTTCTAACTTTGAATCTCCTTATGAGTTTGAGATGGAGGTTGAACGGGGTGAAAGGTAAACGCTATGGCGAATGCCTTCAGTCAGAGGGGTTTGAAAACGATCTTGCTTAACCACTTGTAGTCCCTGCTTCTCACAAAATAAGTCAATTTGCTTACTTTCTTCTGGTAGCCATTGACCACGGTAGAGAATGGCTACACCACTTCCTTTGAGAAATGGCAGGCAGTAGCTAGCGCAAATATCTGGCTTGCCTACGGCTCGAACAACTGCTAAATCATATTTTTTTTTGTAACTAGAGGTTTGATTAAGCTCTTCGACGCGACCTACCTGCGCGATCGCGTTCTGTAAGTGCAAATCATTGATCGTTTGATTCACAAAGGCAACTTTTTTTTGTTTGCTATCGACTAACGTGACTTGCCATGAAGGTTTGGCAATCGCGATCGGCAGTCCAGGAAAGCCTGCGCCTGTTCCAATATCAATCAATTTAATATTTTCGCAATTCCAGAAAGCGAACACACCTCGTAATGAGTCCCACAAATGCTTTTCCCAGAAATCATCAGGGGCTGTAATTCTTGTCAGGTTTTGCTTACTATTCTCATCTAATACCAATTTATACAGTTTTTCAAATTGTGCGAGTTGTTCTGAGTTTGGTAACCAGTTGAGGGTGGATTGCCATTGTGTAAATAAGTGGGAAAAGTGGGGCATAGGGAACATCAAATAATAATGGCGCATAGCGCAATCTTTACTCTACTAGCGATTCTGATGAATTTAGAAGAAATATACCTTAAGGTCGTATTTCCCCTAAATCCATGTTGAAGAATTTTGGCATTAGGGGATAAGATTAAGGAAAATTAAGATTCATGTACCATTGCTAAGCAGTTTATGATTACATAGCCCTGTAAAGGGATAACACTCATTGCCGCATTGCTGTTGATATAACAAAAAAACATAAAAAAGTATTACAAGGTAAAATTTAATGGCTGAACAAACTCAAACTCGTACCGCTTTTACTAAAGATGAACGAGGCATTTTAAATAACTGGGCGATCGAACCCAAAATGTATGTTGATGAACAAAGTGACAAGCGCTTTGGGCTGACGGAATATGCAGAACTGATTAACGGGCGCTTGGCGATGCTAGGCATTACCGCTATTTTCATCTTTGAGTTTGTAACTGGTAAAGGCTTCTTGCAAATTATTGGATTCTAACCTTGATATGCAGAGAAATTTTTGAAAACATCGCAAAGCGATGCTTTCAAGGATTTCTCTGGGTTTCAAGTCAGCGCAAAGCGCTTTAAAGTAGTTTTATGTCAACATCCCCAGAACCAATTC includes:
- a CDS encoding AAA family ATPase, producing MLQRLYVHNFRCLENFELNLKDLPSSLLIGKNGAGKSTIAFALEVLQSIGRGINRVSQLIQAKDFNSSRSGVPIRFEIEVLLKEQLYKYILALELSPENFKEIRVFEEQLLVAGSPIYSREASQVKLYGNNLQSQTSQDNRSANPFSNQFPLASQLMASQFQVDWHLVALPLIQAQSETDPLYIFKSWLSRMVILAPIPSLMTGESSGETLEPKRDGSNFGEWFSGLLRRYPAAYTQVDRYLREVMPDIQDIQNEPIGKDAKSMVVQFEANNQTLSLDFKELSDGEKCFFLCAVVLAANKYYSPFCFWDEPDNYLSLSEVGHFVTALRRSFKNSGQILVTSHNEEAIRKFSNENTFILDRKSHLEPTLIRLLSDIPINGDLVDTLIRGDIEL
- a CDS encoding type II toxin-antitoxin system Phd/YefM family antitoxin, which gives rise to MSIIPLTEAQIKLQDLINEVSQSHEPVMISGATSNAFLVSEEDWKGIQETIYLLSIPNVGASIVEGLATPISECSETLEW
- a CDS encoding Txe/YoeB family addiction module toxin, translating into MKWKLVYTKQAQKDAKKIAATNLKDKVTELLAIIQVNPFQNLPPYEKLVGDLAGAYSRRINIQHRLVYQVIESEQTIKIIRMWTHYE
- the gatB gene encoding Asp-tRNA(Asn)/Glu-tRNA(Gln) amidotransferase subunit GatB encodes the protein MTATATKTTTKTQYEAVIGLETHCQLTTNSKIFCNCSTQFGATPNTNVCPVCLGMPGVLPVLNEKVLEYAVKAGLALNCQIAPHSKFDRKQYFYPDLPKNYQVSQYDLPIAEHGWLEVQLEDGSTKRIGITRLHMEEDAGKLVHAGSDRLSGSSHSLVDFNRTGVPLCEIVSEPDMRSGAEAAAYAQELRRIMRYLGVCDGNMQEGSLRCDVNISVRPFGQEKFGTKVEIKNMNSFNAIQRAIDFEINRQIEAIESGEKIKQETRLWEENTQRTISMRSKEGASDYRYFPEPDLMAIEVPQSKLEKYRSELPTLPMAHRHRYRDEFGLAPYDAALIADDRSIAEFFDATILTGAEPKQVFNWVMGDITAYLNENKLKIGDIALTPAILSEMIALITNGTISSKIAKDILPELIVKGGSVKELVAAKGLTVLAGAELEKIIDEIIAANPKEVEQYKAGKTKLLGFFVGQTMKKTQGRAEPQSTNKLIADKLA
- the ppk1 gene encoding polyphosphate kinase 1 — its product is MIDRSRYFFNRELSWIAFNKRVLHEGIDARTPLLERAKFCAIFSTNLDEFFMVRVAGVKKRFAEQLDIITDDGLKPDKQLLAIRDALVPLVTMQHDFFENTLRPELHKQGVRLLDYKKIDKKHQHYLKTYFREKLFPVLTPLAVDPAHPFPYISNLSLNLVVLVSDRETGEENFARVKVPSVLPRFVRIPETKDHTFVPLEQVIAHNLDALFPGMEILSYYPFRITRDAELDIEEEEADDLISALQEELRKQKFGSVVRMEIANDVPSAIRQKLIEQLGITEADVYNIPGLIGLGDLMTLAFLPLPEHQDQPWKSVTHPRLKDSSNERNIFDIIREGDFLVHHPYQSFTTTVQRFIEESANDHKVLAIKQTLYRTSGDSPIVHALIRAAENGKQVAVLVELKARFDEANNILWARKLENAGVHVVYGLKNLKTHTKTALVVRQEGDHLVRYVHIGTGNYNPKTARFYSDLGIFSCRDDLGADLTDLFNYLTGYSRQREYRKLLVAPVNMRDRFLQLIHREIEHQKQGYPSYIIAKMNSLVDPEIISTLYEASQVGVNVDLIIRGICCLRPRVKGLSDRIRVISVIGRFLEHSRIFYFSNGGSEEVYIGSADWMPRNLDARVEVITPVEEPSLVQELKQILEIVLADNRQTWDLHADGTYVQRVPKDGEPEMSSQKHFMSQGRPEFA
- a CDS encoding glutathione peroxidase: MSTLYDFKITNIDGQLVDLAQYKGKVALVVNVASKCGYTKQYKGLEALYREYKDKGFEILGFPSNDFGAQEPGTETEIKSFCSLTYDVTFDLFSKVKVKGADITDAYKYLTETTGSQVQWNFNKFLVDKEGKVVKYYPSSIAPEDAGLRKDIEALLS
- a CDS encoding AAA family ATPase is translated as MASVIILIGVPASGKSSLAEQMLRTTNQNSGQASSSLTYGQTQLISPDRIRASLYGSADMQGDWSEIWAQVQQEFANAAKSQQSVIYDATNYKREYRKNIISLAKDYGFRPITGVWLNVPLWICLSRNDHRDRQVPDDIIIEMHRMLSYSPPSLSEGFDRILFHDEKSDNEWID
- a CDS encoding DUF6761 family protein, with the translated sequence MLQDAIAIRHYQKITDSLVEMSERGYRSTDEMRLFLDGYLSALRVTNAIEVHNIHRLEEEVIRFLYDASNFESPYEFEMEVERGER
- the rsmG gene encoding 16S rRNA (guanine(527)-N(7))-methyltransferase RsmG yields the protein MPHFSHLFTQWQSTLNWLPNSEQLAQFEKLYKLVLDENSKQNLTRITAPDDFWEKHLWDSLRGVFAFWNCENIKLIDIGTGAGFPGLPIAIAKPSWQVTLVDSKQKKVAFVNQTINDLHLQNAIAQVGRVEELNQTSSYKKKYDLAVVRAVGKPDICASYCLPFLKGSGVAILYRGQWLPEESKQIDLFCEKQGLQVVKQDRFQTPLTEGIRHSVYLSPRSTSISNS
- a CDS encoding chlorophyll a/b-binding protein; translated protein: MAEQTQTRTAFTKDERGILNNWAIEPKMYVDEQSDKRFGLTEYAELINGRLAMLGITAIFIFEFVTGKGFLQIIGF